One part of the Mesotoga infera genome encodes these proteins:
- the coaE gene encoding dephospho-CoA kinase, translating to MIVGFVGKAGSGKSTAAERLEGFGADIISLDELGHDSLDEKKEQIVDSFGKSILTCGKVDRKKLSKKVFQDSKLLLRLNEILHPVIRRKALKALEGCHSKLCIIDGALIHEIGLADYCDKVIWFECTNEASVERLMKRGMSRSLAESILHSQSHLDSMKVMVSAEVSTSGSIDETFDKVREILFEWGVVV from the coding sequence ATGATAGTTGGTTTTGTGGGAAAGGCGGGAAGCGGTAAGTCTACTGCCGCCGAGCGTCTTGAAGGATTCGGTGCAGATATTATCTCCCTGGATGAACTTGGCCACGATTCGCTGGATGAAAAGAAAGAGCAGATCGTTGATTCTTTCGGGAAGAGTATTCTTACTTGCGGCAAAGTTGACAGAAAAAAACTTTCAAAGAAAGTCTTCCAAGACAGCAAACTCCTGTTAAGACTGAATGAAATACTTCACCCGGTTATTAGACGAAAGGCATTGAAAGCTCTTGAGGGATGTCATTCGAAGCTCTGCATAATCGACGGAGCTTTGATCCACGAAATAGGACTTGCTGACTATTGTGACAAAGTCATTTGGTTTGAATGTACAAATGAAGCTTCCGTTGAGAGACTCATGAAGAGAGGAATGAGCAGATCCCTGGCAGAGTCAATACTCCATTCACAGTCTCACCTTGATTCAATGAAGGTGATGGTCAGTGCCGAGGTCTCGACATCAGGCAGTATTGATGAGACTTTCGATAAGGTAAGAGAGATTCTTTTTGAATGGGGCGTAGTGGTATAA